In Pseudomonas sp. MTM4, one genomic interval encodes:
- a CDS encoding DUF1993 family protein produces the protein MQLTSLLVPTYTQMLKTLAGWLRKAQAQLPEAEAQALLSARLAPDMYPLSTQVRFACVQAREAMCRLRGEALPPAINELLNEGRQAVKSPGSLAEAYARIDETVALLNRLAADALDVEGNEPIAHELPNGMVLDLTADQYARDWTLGQFYFHVMTAYSILRKEGINLGKADYVAHMLPYVRPETIPKG, from the coding sequence ATGCAGCTAACGTCACTCCTTGTCCCAACTTACACGCAGATGCTCAAGACACTCGCCGGGTGGCTGAGGAAAGCGCAGGCCCAGCTACCGGAAGCAGAGGCGCAGGCGCTGTTATCCGCGCGGTTGGCGCCCGACATGTATCCGCTGTCCACTCAGGTTCGCTTTGCCTGTGTCCAGGCGCGAGAGGCCATGTGTCGGTTGCGGGGCGAGGCGCTCCCGCCTGCTATCAACGAGCTATTGAACGAGGGGCGTCAGGCTGTCAAAAGCCCCGGATCGCTCGCTGAGGCCTATGCCCGGATCGATGAAACGGTCGCGCTGCTCAACCGCCTCGCAGCCGATGCGCTCGATGTAGAGGGGAATGAGCCCATCGCCCATGAACTCCCGAACGGGATGGTCTTGGATCTGACCGCAGACCAATACGCCCGTGACTGGACGCTGGGTCAGTTCTACTTCCACGTCATGACCGCCTATTCGATCTTGCGCAAGGAAGGCATCAATCTCGGCAAGGCGGACTACGTGGCGCACATGCTGCCCTATGTCCGTCCGGAAACGATTCCAAAGGGTTAA
- a CDS encoding ACT domain-containing protein: protein MNQSFSVLPQRFVIARLEPNTDLPSAVLASPDFFSITRMGDELSIVCAEGVATGSTRVDGPWRAIKVQGPFAFDQTGILASFLDPLAAAGVGIFAISTFDTDYILVKSENLDKAVDALKEAGHQLLGE, encoded by the coding sequence ATGAACCAATCGTTTTCTGTGCTCCCCCAACGTTTTGTGATTGCACGGTTAGAGCCAAATACTGACCTGCCGAGTGCTGTGTTGGCATCACCAGATTTCTTTTCGATCACTCGGATGGGCGATGAGCTCTCGATTGTCTGCGCTGAGGGTGTCGCAACCGGTTCAACCCGAGTGGATGGGCCTTGGCGTGCGATCAAAGTACAAGGGCCGTTTGCCTTTGACCAAACAGGGATTCTGGCGTCCTTCCTTGATCCGCTCGCGGCTGCTGGCGTTGGCATTTTCGCGATAAGCACGTTCGATACGGACTACATATTGGTCAAGTCGGAGAATCTGGATAAAGCGGTAGACGCTTTGAAAGAAGCCGGACACCAGCTCTTGGGAGAATGA